The Thermococcus sp. M39 sequence AGGTTTGTGCTCTTTGAAGATATGCGAGTAGAGAATCCCAAGCATGAGCACCACAAAAGGAAATTATAAAAAGAAATCAGAACTCATCTTCCTCTTCAATCAAGCCATACTTCTCAAGCTCTCTGAGGAGCTTTCTAACAGCTTCCCATGCATCATGCTCGCTTTTTGCTCCAGAACAAACAATCTTTCCTGAGCTGAAGAGCAGAATGACAGCCCTTGGCTCTTTAACACGGTAGATAACACCAGGGAACTGTTCCGGCTCATACTCACAGTTTGGCAGTACTAAAGCGACTGCATCCAAATTGAACTCCATTCCAATGTCTCCGCTGAAGACCATGTTTTGGATATCAATCTGAGGAGCCCTTTGGAACTTAGTCCCAATCTTTGAGAGCATCTGGACAAGCTTTGAGACAGCTCTTTCAATGTCTTCAACACTCTTGGCACCAGTAACGACTAGCTTACCTGAGCTGAAAACCAGCAGGGCAACTTTAGGTTCATCGAAGCGACAAATAATACCAGGAAATTCCTCTGGATTATATTTGGAATTTGGGCATATCTCAATTACCTTTTCCAAATCGAGCTGTGTGAAAAGATCCACAGAAGCAACGATGTTCTCTATCCTAAGCTTTACCTTGCTCATATCTACCATAAATTACACCCCCAATTAGTGGGCTTAAAAACCCTTTATAAATACTTCACTTGGGGTTTTTAAAGCTTTAGGCAAAGCAAGCTTATGAAAATCAGTTAAAAGTTAAAGCTGAGGTTCAAAAGATTCAAGAAAAGAGAAAAGATTAAGCATAAGCTTCAACTAAAATCCTACCAGCCTCTGTTAGGCTCTTTTCACCAAGGAAGCCTAAAGCTCTCAAGATTGTTAGTGCTTTTTTGATTTCATCTTCACTGAGGCTGAGGTGCTTCTTAATAACATCCACTTCATCCTGCTTGTATCCCCTGATCTCTTTGCTCTCCTTCCAAATTCTGTTGAACACCTCGAGGTTCTCGTAAATTACCTTGAGAACGTTGTAAGTTGTTGGTGTAACTCCAAATTTTGTCTTAATAACCTCTTGAACTTTTGCATTCTCTACAGCTGTCTTCACTTTCTCCCCAAGCTCTGTAAGTTTAACCATCTTGTTCTGTAGCTCAACTATGAATCCCTTAGCCTCTGCTTCTCCTATCGCTTTGATGATTGCCTTCTCATCACCGCCCACATAATCCTGAACGAGCTTAACGAGCTCATCCCTGTGGATGTACTTTTTCCTTGGCATCTTAACGAGTATCGCTGAATCATACATTGTTAGATACGGCTTTCTCTTAATTGATTTGCTTAGCTTTAAGTAGAATCTTCCTTTATCAGTGATTCCGTAAGCGATAAGTCCCTCTTTCTTCGCTTGAATTACCCATTCAGCTATTGGCACGTCGCCGCTTTCAGCGTATGTTATGGCTTTCATTCCATCTGGACTGACGGTTCCAAATTTTATGGCCTCTCTTCCCCATTCGGTGAGCCAGTAGGTGTCCTTGTTCTTAACAAGTTCTCTTCTGATGAGCTCTTTTGATTCAAGCAGGTGGAGAATTTCTCCCAAATCATCAACCTTTGCAATCTTTTCAATTTCTTTATATGTTGGTAGTATGTCTGGATTCTTTTCGTATTTGCCTTCAATCTCTTGGATCGCTTTTAACACTGCAAGCTCATCGTCAAGGACGTATATTGGTAGAACTTTCTCTTCCCTTCTACCCATAGCCTCATAGGTGTTCATTATTGCCTTTCCAAGCTCTGTAGTTCCTTTCTCATCTGCAAGTCCCATATCCCTAAGCTGGGCTGTGCTCTTTCCAGCTTTGAGCATCTCGAAGTCCTCTCTTCTTAGAACTATTGCCCTAGCAAACACTGGTATCATTTGAATAGCCCTAAGGGCAAGCTTAGCGGCTGGGGTTGTTGCGAACGCTTTTCCTTCTTCAGTTTGAGGTGAAATTAACAGCAAGCGCATTGCTTGAAGAGCATTGATTATGTTGTCCCCATACTGCCTTGAGTTCTTATACGTGATGAGTTCATCTAACGTTCCAATCTTTGGCATTTCTCTGAGGAATGAAACTATTTCTGGTGTGAGGTAAACTAATGGGTGTGCCTCCTTGTAGAGCTCTAAAACAGCTTTTCCAACCTCTGTTAAACCGTTCTCATCAGCCAGCTTGCGCTCCTTGAGTAAAGCCAACCATTCTTCTGGAACTTGTCCTGTCTCTTCTAAAAGCTCTAATATCTTTATAATCTCAGAATCAACAAAAATATCTGGCAGCTCATCAACGTTAAGCTTTTCAGATATCTCTAACAACTTTCTCCCAGCTTCTGTGAACTTTATCTTATTTCCTTCAAGCTCTGCAAATCCTAATATATAGAGCTCCAGCGCTCTAATCTGAAACTCTTCTGGGAGCTTTTCTTGGATTTCAGCTTGGCTTTCAGTCTTTGCCATTTCTTTGATTATCTCTAAGTGTCTTTTCTTCAGAAACATCTCTTTCACCTCCCTTTTACGATTATTTTTAATTAACAAATTGTTTTTAAAACTTTCGGTAACTAAAAATGCCAAACCTTTAAAAACCTCAAGGATGAGGGGAGGTTGGTGAAGACAATGTTAAACACGATTGTGCTAATAAGGACAGACAACTTTGACAAAGCAATGGTGGCTTTGGCGGACCTTGTGAGGTATGGCGGAATGCAGATTAGGGGAGATCCAAGGATAATACCTCCCGCACTTTCAGATTGGGCGTTTGAAAAAATTGTTAGGGAAAAGCCGAGGAAAAAATACAGGGCTCATGTGGTTGCTCAGATTGACTTACCTCCGGCTAAGGCAATCGGTCGTCTGAGAGACATCCATCCACCCGCTCATATAATTGTGATTCCTCCGGGAAGTCCAGTTCACAAGGAGCTTTTGCGCTTATGGGGAACTTTTGAAAAGCTTAAAGGCTTTCATCCGCCGAAGGTTAAGAAGATTGAGCAGAAAATTGAGGAAGTGGAAGAGGAGGAAGCTGAATTTTAATGGGACATTTTCTCTGCTCTTTCATTTATCATTTCTCTCACTAGCCGCTTATAGGGCCTTTAATTTTGAGTGGCCTAATGTTGGACTTAGATATCCCCTTAATATCTATCGTATCTTCTGGCAACTTTCCTAACGCAATTTTCTTAACCTTCACTTTTTCTTCCTCTTCTTGATCTTTATCCTTGCAATGTCACCGAGCGTTGGCTCATAATCCTTTGGAATGCTGATCTTCTCCTCATGTACTTCTTCCACCCTTTCAATGAGCTTTATCTTGAAATACCTCTCCAGCTTTTTGGCTTCCTCAATGGTTGGCATATACTCACCGTGGGCGATTCTCCTCAGCACATTTACAGAAAGCCCCACTCTGTGTGAAAGCTCCTCATAACTTAGCCCGCTTCTCTGTATCGCTTGATAGACTCTCTCAGCGTAATCCTCAACAATGTCCTCCGTATAGAGGGGCCTCTCACGATAGGGTTTTTGCTGCGGCTTTGGTCTTGGTTTATATGTCCTTCTGGGCTCTCTTCCAGTCGGCATTATGCTGAACGTTCCTGGTTTCTTTTTTCCATACTTCCTATAACAGTTGGCGCAAACTAAGAGCTCGGCACCTTCAATTTTTACAGTGTATCCCTGTCCTCTGATTTCAGCACCGCAAATTTCGCAAATTTTTGGCTTTGCCTTTCCCATTAAAACCACCTTCTTCTGCTCTACTTTTCCCCTCAAACCATAAAAACCCTATGCTTTTTAAGTCCATCTCCTAACTTAATAGTGATGACGATGGAGGGGGAAGTAAAGATAGAAAAGCTGGAAGAATTCAACCAAGAGGTTTTGGAAAAGCTTGTTGATATTTACATGAGGGGTTATGAGGATATGCCAGAATATGGCGGAGAAGGTAGGAGATATGCGCGGAGATATTTGAGATGGTGTTGGAATAAAGCTAAAGATGGTTTTTTTATTGCTAAAATCGGTGATGAAATCGTTGGATTTATCGTTTGTGATAAAGACTGGTTCAGCAAATATGAGGGGAGAGTTGTAGGGGCCATCCATGAATTTGTGATTGACAAGCGATACCAAGGAAAGAGTATTGGGAAAAAGCTCATGGAGAAATGTCTCTGCTACTTGAGCAAATACAACGATAAAATAGAGCTCTGGGTTGGGGAGAAGAATAAGAAGGCGATTAAGTTCTATGAGAAGTATGGCTTCAGAGTTGCTGGGCAGAGCGGAATTTGGGTGAGGATGGTTAAAGATATTCAAAAAGAAGCCGGAAAATCAGAAAAAGAGAATAAGAGACAACCT is a genomic window containing:
- a CDS encoding DUF356 domain-containing protein is translated as MLNTIVLIRTDNFDKAMVALADLVRYGGMQIRGDPRIIPPALSDWAFEKIVREKPRKKYRAHVVAQIDLPPAKAIGRLRDIHPPAHIIVIPPGSPVHKELLRLWGTFEKLKGFHPPKVKKIEQKIEEVEEEEAEF
- a CDS encoding DUF505 family protein; the encoded protein is MFLKKRHLEIIKEMAKTESQAEIQEKLPEEFQIRALELYILGFAELEGNKIKFTEAGRKLLEISEKLNVDELPDIFVDSEIIKILELLEETGQVPEEWLALLKERKLADENGLTEVGKAVLELYKEAHPLVYLTPEIVSFLREMPKIGTLDELITYKNSRQYGDNIINALQAMRLLLISPQTEEGKAFATTPAAKLALRAIQMIPVFARAIVLRREDFEMLKAGKSTAQLRDMGLADEKGTTELGKAIMNTYEAMGRREEKVLPIYVLDDELAVLKAIQEIEGKYEKNPDILPTYKEIEKIAKVDDLGEILHLLESKELIRRELVKNKDTYWLTEWGREAIKFGTVSPDGMKAITYAESGDVPIAEWVIQAKKEGLIAYGITDKGRFYLKLSKSIKRKPYLTMYDSAILVKMPRKKYIHRDELVKLVQDYVGGDEKAIIKAIGEAEAKGFIVELQNKMVKLTELGEKVKTAVENAKVQEVIKTKFGVTPTTYNVLKVIYENLEVFNRIWKESKEIRGYKQDEVDVIKKHLSLSEDEIKKALTILRALGFLGEKSLTEAGRILVEAYA
- a CDS encoding TATA-box-binding protein — translated: MVDMSKVKLRIENIVASVDLFTQLDLEKVIEICPNSKYNPEEFPGIICRFDEPKVALLVFSSGKLVVTGAKSVEDIERAVSKLVQMLSKIGTKFQRAPQIDIQNMVFSGDIGMEFNLDAVALVLPNCEYEPEQFPGVIYRVKEPRAVILLFSSGKIVCSGAKSEHDAWEAVRKLLRELEKYGLIEEEDEF
- a CDS encoding GNAT family N-acetyltransferase; its protein translation is MEGEVKIEKLEEFNQEVLEKLVDIYMRGYEDMPEYGGEGRRYARRYLRWCWNKAKDGFFIAKIGDEIVGFIVCDKDWFSKYEGRVVGAIHEFVIDKRYQGKSIGKKLMEKCLCYLSKYNDKIELWVGEKNKKAIKFYEKYGFRVAGQSGIWVRMVKDIQKEAGKSEKENKRQPIPC
- a CDS encoding multiprotein bridging factor aMBF1, whose amino-acid sequence is MGKAKPKICEICGAEIRGQGYTVKIEGAELLVCANCYRKYGKKKPGTFSIMPTGREPRRTYKPRPKPQQKPYRERPLYTEDIVEDYAERVYQAIQRSGLSYEELSHRVGLSVNVLRRIAHGEYMPTIEEAKKLERYFKIKLIERVEEVHEEKISIPKDYEPTLGDIARIKIKKRKKK